A region from the Colwellia sp. PAMC 21821 genome encodes:
- a CDS encoding DUF2802 domain-containing protein: MENIPANLISLIAFAIVMLVAMLLLSLKNRFTKQIEALEQQVTSQEMLLVELQDLLASSQSQLDINQKQCSESQRDNEQVSKQLEHRIKVAQDQFSSQLQTIEQLLHQQPEDKLYTRAQKLVELGADIAEIMRECDIPRAEAEMLLSVHRQKSTK, encoded by the coding sequence ATGGAAAATATCCCCGCGAACTTGATCAGCCTAATCGCATTTGCCATTGTGATGCTTGTTGCTATGCTTTTACTGTCACTAAAAAATCGTTTTACTAAGCAAATAGAAGCGTTAGAACAACAGGTTACTAGTCAAGAAATGCTGTTGGTAGAATTACAAGATTTACTTGCAAGCAGTCAATCTCAATTAGACATTAACCAAAAGCAATGCAGTGAATCGCAACGAGACAATGAACAAGTTAGCAAGCAACTAGAGCACCGTATTAAAGTGGCTCAGGACCAGTTCAGTAGCCAACTTCAAACCATTGAACAGCTTTTACATCAGCAACCCGAAGATAAACTCTACACTCGAGCACAAAAGTTGGTTGAACTCGGCGCAGACATTGCTGAAATTATGCGTGAGTGCGATATACCAAGAGCCGAGGCCGAAATGTTACTTTCAGTGCATAGGCAAAAATCTACAAAATAA
- a CDS encoding chemotaxis protein CheW has translation MSDERRNASERVDINDEVLQWVTFKLDNETYGINVMQVQEVLRYTEIAPVPGAPMYVMGIINLRGNVVTVIDTRTRFGLESAEITDNTRIVIIEAETQVIGILVDSVAEVVYLKASEIDVAPNIGNDESAKFIQGVSNREGELLILVDLNKLLSDDEWDELKQF, from the coding sequence ATGTCTGATGAAAGACGCAATGCAAGCGAACGTGTAGACATCAATGATGAGGTACTGCAATGGGTAACGTTTAAGCTCGATAACGAAACCTATGGTATTAACGTCATGCAAGTACAAGAAGTCTTGCGCTACACCGAAATAGCACCGGTTCCAGGTGCACCAATGTATGTTATGGGCATCATCAATTTACGCGGTAATGTAGTCACCGTGATAGATACTCGGACAAGATTTGGCCTTGAGTCTGCTGAAATAACTGACAATACTCGTATTGTGATCATTGAAGCTGAAACGCAGGTTATTGGTATTTTAGTCGATAGCGTTGCTGAAGTTGTATATTTAAAAGCATCAGAGATTGATGTCGCGCCAAATATTGGCAACGATGAAAGTGCTAAATTTATCCAAGGCGTTTCAAACCGAGAGGGTGAGCTACTGATTTTAGTAGATTTGAATAAATTACTCTCTGATGACGAGTGGGATGAATTAAAACAATTCTAA
- a CDS encoding chemotaxis protein CheW, producing the protein MPKPLAASKKLMQSYLSELLTEEVEQKPALPVKEKQTHSLEKLLNSATFPPLAEQDSTDALSSAKSANKKIKQEVLSRDQAMTEVAVKPIQSKTAPKPTLKAAELKPELKPELKPELQPIKTNANEIKTRKSAGGFAATKKLSYREGDFQAMFFDVAGLQIAVPLVELGGIHNTDKTTPLMGKPDWFKGVMLHRDEKVNVVDTALWVMPEKCNEALMSALNYQYIIMLCDSSWGLMAENLVDTVTLKQEDVKWLDSTNKRPWLAGLVKNRMCALLDVESLIKLLEKGANIRQE; encoded by the coding sequence ATGCCAAAACCTTTAGCGGCAAGTAAAAAGTTAATGCAAAGCTATTTGTCAGAATTGCTTACAGAAGAAGTAGAGCAAAAACCTGCACTGCCAGTTAAAGAGAAGCAAACTCATTCGCTTGAAAAATTACTCAATAGTGCAACCTTCCCGCCGTTGGCTGAACAAGACAGCACTGACGCATTGAGTTCAGCAAAATCGGCGAATAAAAAAATAAAGCAAGAAGTCTTAAGTCGTGATCAGGCGATGACTGAAGTGGCTGTTAAACCCATTCAGTCAAAAACTGCGCCGAAACCTACGCTTAAAGCAGCTGAACTAAAGCCAGAACTAAAGCCAGAACTAAAACCAGAGCTACAGCCGATAAAAACTAACGCAAATGAAATTAAAACCCGTAAAAGTGCAGGTGGTTTTGCAGCGACCAAAAAGCTAAGTTATCGAGAGGGCGACTTTCAGGCGATGTTTTTCGATGTGGCAGGTTTACAAATCGCCGTACCGCTGGTTGAACTAGGGGGCATCCATAATACGGATAAAACCACGCCATTGATGGGAAAACCAGACTGGTTTAAAGGCGTAATGCTACACCGGGACGAAAAAGTTAATGTAGTTGATACCGCACTTTGGGTTATGCCAGAGAAATGCAATGAAGCCTTAATGTCGGCACTGAACTATCAATATATTATCATGCTATGTGATTCCTCGTGGGGCTTAATGGCTGAGAACTTGGTCGATACGGTCACGCTCAAGCAAGAAGATGTAAAATGGTTAGACTCAACAAACAAACGACCTTGGCTCGCAGGGTTAGTCAAAAATCGTATGTGCGCACTGCTAGATGTTGAATCCTTAATTAAGTTATTGGAAAAAGGCGCAAATATAAGACAAGAATAA